In Leptodesmis sichuanensis A121, the following are encoded in one genomic region:
- a CDS encoding PP2C family protein-serine/threonine phosphatase, with the protein MVRILVVEDDRTTQLVLRRMLEEQGYEVATANDGIEGMEQARTFRPALIICDWIMPRLDGLEVCRQVKADPDLSTIYFILLTARGAVEDRVQGLDSGADEFLAKPVELSELRARVGAGLRLNRVYQALQDQKRILESELTEAAEYVRSLLPPPLTGSVHIDSRFIPSRQLGGDCFDYYWLDPDYLAIYLLDVSGHGLGAALPSISVLNLLRSQSMDGVNFYQPNHVLRALNETFQMDDQNDKYLTIWYGVYNQARRQLIYSSAGHPPALLISKAPENGVVEVKQLKTVSLPIGMMPDTKFVNQRCDIGVGSTLYVFSDGVYEIIKPDGEIWGLEGLMDLVCSQQEVISVQGLNYILNYIKTLSPNEAFEDDVSLLRIDFS; encoded by the coding sequence ATGGTAAGAATTCTCGTTGTAGAAGATGATCGCACAACCCAACTCGTATTGAGGCGGATGCTGGAGGAGCAAGGATATGAGGTTGCTACAGCAAATGACGGCATTGAAGGCATGGAGCAGGCCCGAACCTTTCGTCCGGCTTTGATTATTTGTGATTGGATCATGCCTCGCTTAGATGGCTTAGAAGTTTGTCGCCAGGTGAAAGCAGATCCCGATCTGTCAACCATTTATTTTATTCTGCTCACGGCTCGTGGGGCAGTTGAGGATCGGGTACAGGGGTTAGATAGTGGAGCCGATGAGTTTCTGGCTAAGCCCGTTGAGTTAAGTGAACTGAGAGCGCGTGTGGGGGCAGGCTTGCGGCTAAACCGGGTCTATCAAGCCCTGCAAGACCAGAAAAGAATCCTGGAATCAGAACTAACGGAGGCGGCGGAGTATGTGCGATCGCTGTTGCCACCCCCGCTGACTGGCAGTGTTCATATTGATTCCCGGTTCATTCCCTCGCGGCAATTAGGGGGCGACTGTTTTGACTACTACTGGCTCGATCCAGATTATCTGGCTATTTATTTGCTAGATGTTTCGGGGCACGGTCTGGGAGCTGCTTTACCTTCCATTTCGGTCTTGAACCTGCTGCGATCGCAGTCCATGGATGGGGTCAATTTTTATCAGCCTAACCATGTGTTGCGGGCATTAAATGAGACGTTTCAGATGGATGACCAAAACGATAAATATCTCACGATCTGGTACGGAGTCTATAACCAGGCGAGACGGCAATTAATTTACTCCAGTGCGGGTCATCCTCCAGCTTTGCTGATCTCCAAGGCTCCGGAAAATGGAGTGGTTGAAGTTAAGCAATTGAAAACGGTCAGTTTGCCGATCGGCATGATGCCTGACACAAAATTTGTAAATCAGCGATGTGATATCGGTGTTGGTAGTACCCTGTACGTCTTTAGCGATGGAGTGTATGAAATTATCAAACCCGATGGGGAGATTTGGGGTCTAGAAGGACTGATGGATTTAGTCTGTAGTCAGCAAGAAGTGATTAGCGTGCAGGGGTTGAATTACATTTTGAATTACATCAAAACTTTAAGCCCCAATGAAGCCTTTGAGGATGATGTTTCTCTCCTACGAATTGACTTTAGCTAA
- a CDS encoding PAS domain-containing hybrid sensor histidine kinase/response regulator, with the protein MTAHSLKNTRSSIQHWQSTGHPTEAETTLHHLLQTLQVGVVILGADTKILQCNPAALAILAVQERDLLGKTLCELNWQIVDENGSPLTHGNKSLDNAALAQQPLRDRILGVHSIACGNLTWIRVNTTPQLAADGALQYLICSFCQITDQDHADVALQQSEARYRSVINNIREIIFQTDHEGFWTFLNPAWTTVMGFSVEESLNTCYLDYIHPSDHDQVIQLFWPLISREQEYCRHEIRCQTKTGNLCWLEVYACAALDPEGNVTGVLGVLNDITERKRVEAEEKKQREQLAQQNLALEQARRQAERASQMKSTFLATMSHEIRTPLNGVLGMASLLMDTDLNAEQQDFVDTIRSSGETLLSLINEILDFSKLEAGEMELEILDFDLNACVEEVADLLAPSAQVKKLELVILVDQELPTTLKGDVSRLRQVLTNLVSNAIKFTTTGSVVIKASLQAKTESSVTIAFSVLDTGIGIPPEAQQKLFKPFSQLDASTTRRYGGTGLGLAISRQLVELMGGEIGVESQLGEGSRFWFTLTFELPCGKDPQQVLPMALKGLKVLVVDDNAMSRYMICYYLSGLGMTVDEADGALGALEKLREQAAIAAPYHLVILERQLPEMDGEALGHQIKADPLLQNTHLMMMTTLDQHEEARRALESGFSAYLVKPVKQSRLLDGVLSILDNTISPLKTDSFARYPFPDSRPPQKLNQPPLKLKILLVEDNVVNQKVTLNQLKSLGYTADVAANGQEALQMLDHIPYDVVFMDCQMPVLDGYSTTQAIRRLEGQDRRIVIIALTANALREDRVRCIHAGMDDYLSKPILKDKLATKLNYWSHVLSAQPTSPAQMPESSAPSGGTFCEMSLSHSPCSSPIDWAILQQMCDGDQEFALELLRVFAEDTQSHLAILKEAIATHDFQVIEQQAHRLKGASANVGVTSIQAIATELELQARRSVLENPTQQLHELNQILKQLQTCLKDYENSSASGKISVLE; encoded by the coding sequence ATGACGGCGCATTCTCTCAAGAACACGCGTTCTTCTATCCAACACTGGCAATCTACCGGGCACCCTACTGAAGCTGAAACGACCCTACATCATCTACTGCAAACCTTACAGGTCGGAGTCGTAATTCTCGGAGCAGACACCAAAATTTTGCAGTGTAACCCTGCGGCACTGGCAATTTTAGCCGTCCAAGAACGGGATCTTCTAGGAAAAACTCTGTGTGAACTGAACTGGCAAATTGTAGATGAAAATGGTTCTCCCTTAACGCATGGGAACAAATCACTGGATAATGCCGCTTTAGCTCAACAACCCCTCCGCGATCGCATTTTGGGAGTTCATTCCATAGCCTGTGGAAACCTCACCTGGATACGGGTGAATACCACTCCTCAACTGGCAGCGGATGGGGCATTGCAATACCTGATTTGCAGCTTCTGCCAGATTACAGATCAGGATCATGCCGATGTCGCTCTACAGCAGAGTGAAGCCCGTTATCGTTCCGTTATCAACAACATTCGAGAAATTATCTTCCAGACAGATCACGAAGGTTTCTGGACGTTTCTCAACCCAGCCTGGACAACTGTGATGGGCTTTTCTGTAGAGGAAAGTCTGAATACCTGCTATCTCGACTATATCCATCCTAGCGATCACGATCAGGTCATCCAGCTCTTTTGGCCTCTGATCAGCCGTGAGCAGGAATACTGCCGTCATGAAATTCGCTGTCAGACCAAAACAGGAAACCTCTGCTGGCTGGAGGTGTATGCCTGCGCCGCTCTGGATCCAGAAGGAAATGTCACCGGAGTCTTGGGCGTGCTCAATGATATTACTGAGCGGAAACGAGTAGAAGCAGAGGAAAAAAAACAACGAGAACAACTGGCCCAACAAAATCTGGCCTTGGAACAGGCACGACGACAGGCAGAACGGGCTTCTCAAATGAAAAGTACCTTCTTGGCCACCATGAGTCACGAAATCCGTACCCCGTTGAATGGTGTGCTGGGAATGGCCAGTCTGCTGATGGATACGGATCTCAATGCCGAACAACAGGATTTTGTGGACACGATTCGCTCCAGTGGTGAAACGCTGCTGTCCCTGATTAATGAGATTCTGGATTTTTCTAAGCTAGAAGCTGGGGAAATGGAGTTGGAAATTCTTGACTTCGACCTGAATGCGTGTGTGGAAGAAGTTGCTGACTTGCTGGCTCCTTCGGCCCAGGTGAAAAAGCTAGAACTGGTGATACTGGTGGATCAAGAATTACCGACCACTCTGAAAGGCGATGTCAGCCGACTGCGACAGGTACTCACCAATCTGGTCAGTAATGCAATCAAGTTCACAACTACGGGAAGTGTGGTGATTAAAGCAAGCCTTCAGGCAAAGACTGAGAGCAGCGTCACGATCGCCTTCTCTGTCTTGGATACAGGCATTGGAATCCCACCAGAGGCTCAGCAGAAGCTATTCAAACCCTTTTCTCAATTGGATGCATCTACCACCCGACGCTATGGAGGCACGGGCTTAGGTTTGGCAATTTCCAGGCAACTGGTAGAGCTAATGGGAGGCGAAATTGGGGTTGAAAGCCAATTGGGTGAAGGCTCCCGCTTCTGGTTTACCCTCACGTTTGAGCTGCCCTGCGGGAAAGACCCACAGCAGGTGCTTCCCATGGCACTCAAGGGGTTGAAAGTCCTGGTGGTGGATGATAACGCCATGAGCCGCTACATGATTTGTTACTACCTCTCTGGTTTAGGTATGACAGTGGATGAAGCGGATGGGGCACTGGGGGCACTGGAAAAATTACGGGAGCAGGCGGCGATCGCTGCTCCTTATCACCTCGTAATTTTAGAGAGACAACTGCCAGAAATGGATGGGGAAGCACTCGGCCACCAAATCAAGGCAGATCCCTTGCTCCAAAACACTCACCTGATGATGATGACAACCCTGGATCAGCATGAAGAGGCGCGTAGAGCACTAGAATCTGGTTTTTCGGCTTATCTAGTCAAACCTGTTAAGCAATCTCGGTTACTCGATGGTGTGTTGAGCATCTTAGATAACACCATTAGTCCCCTGAAAACGGACTCCTTTGCTCGCTATCCTTTTCCTGACTCTCGGCCTCCACAGAAACTCAACCAGCCACCGCTCAAACTCAAGATTTTGTTGGTTGAAGATAATGTAGTCAATCAAAAGGTGACGCTTAATCAGTTGAAAAGTCTGGGATACACAGCCGATGTGGCGGCCAATGGGCAGGAGGCATTACAAATGCTAGATCACATTCCCTATGATGTGGTGTTTATGGATTGCCAAATGCCCGTATTGGATGGCTACAGCACAACTCAGGCTATTCGTCGCTTAGAAGGCCAGGATCGCCGGATTGTTATTATTGCTCTGACCGCGAATGCCCTGCGAGAAGATCGAGTACGCTGCATCCATGCTGGAATGGACGACTACCTGAGCAAACCCATTTTGAAAGACAAACTGGCCACCAAATTAAATTATTGGAGCCACGTTCTATCCGCCCAACCCACCTCCCCTGCCCAGATGCCTGAATCATCGGCTCCCTCTGGAGGGACGTTTTGCGAAATGTCTTTGTCCCATTCTCCCTGCTCTTCACCAATCGACTGGGCTATTCTTCAGCAAATGTGTGATGGTGATCAGGAGTTTGCGCTAGAGCTATTGCGGGTGTTTGCGGAGGATACCCAGAGCCATCTGGCTATTCTCAAAGAGGCGATCGCTACCCATGATTTTCAGGTAATCGAGCAACAGGCCCATCGTCTGAAAGGAGCCAGCGCCAATGTGGGAGTAACGTCAATACAAGCGATCGCGACTGAACTGGAACTACAGGCCCGACGATCAGTTCTGGAAAATCCAACCCAGCAATTACATGAACTCAATCAAATTCTCAAACAGCTTCAGACCTGCTTGAAAGATTACGAGAATTCTTCAGCATCAGGAAAAATTTCGGTACTGGAATAA
- a CDS encoding ATP-binding protein has translation MQPHYKASLQVNTDLDALAQVLEWFDQFNHPPIPSQTWMQCQLALAEGFTNAVRHAHRNQPADLAIDVEAQVLEDRIEIRIWDQGGPFDLVQRLASMPKELDSEAEGGRGLRLMERIADKLSYTRVQDDRNCLLIIKYYSSTEIFPDAEEFS, from the coding sequence TTGCAGCCACACTATAAAGCCTCTCTTCAAGTTAATACAGATCTTGACGCTCTCGCTCAAGTTCTTGAGTGGTTCGATCAGTTTAATCATCCTCCCATTCCATCCCAAACCTGGATGCAATGTCAGTTAGCCCTGGCAGAAGGGTTTACTAACGCGGTTCGTCATGCCCACCGGAATCAGCCCGCCGATCTGGCGATCGATGTAGAAGCTCAGGTGCTTGAAGATCGCATCGAAATTCGGATCTGGGATCAGGGTGGGCCGTTTGATTTGGTTCAGCGGCTTGCGAGTATGCCCAAGGAATTGGACAGTGAAGCCGAGGGCGGTAGAGGACTCAGGCTGATGGAGCGGATTGCAGATAAGCTAAGTTATACCCGGGTGCAAGATGACCGGAACTGCTTGCTGATTATCAAATATTATTCCAGTACCGAAATTTTTCCTGATGCTGAAGAATTCTCGTAA
- a CDS encoding GTP-binding protein: protein MSERTPNSHRSSVSPEVTHELDEAILSFDDIQAELNYRQAQTVLHNLVAGLDLTPRERQGLEPEIYGLESMMDKLDRQVVHIAAFGMVGRGKSSLLNALLGRPIFETGPTHGVTRDRQTADWLIKREALAGSDRSLTRVTLPTNSDAHIELIDTPGIDEVGGEAREALARQVAQQADLILFVVAGDMTKVEYQALSQLRQVSKPIILVFNKIDQYPDADRQMIYRKIRDERVKELLSPNEIVMAAASPLVAKAVKRPDGRVVAQMSTGKPQIEDLKLKILEILDREGKSLVAINSMLFADDISERLVQRKMAIREQSANQIIWNGVMTKAVAVALNPVAVVDLVTSAVIDVAMIVSLSRLYGLPMTQQGALALLRKIALTMGGISASELLANLGLSSLKGLLGVAAPATGGVSLAAYASVALTQAGVAGVSSYGIGQVAKAYLANGASWGADGPKAVVTRILESLDERSILSRIKEELRAKLDFNRRKL, encoded by the coding sequence ATGTCTGAACGCACGCCAAATTCGCACCGATCGTCTGTTTCGCCTGAAGTCACCCATGAACTGGATGAGGCGATTCTGAGCTTTGACGATATTCAGGCAGAGTTGAATTACCGACAGGCGCAAACGGTTTTACACAACCTGGTTGCCGGATTAGACCTGACCCCCAGAGAACGCCAGGGGCTGGAGCCGGAGATTTACGGCCTGGAATCGATGATGGATAAGCTCGATCGCCAGGTGGTTCATATCGCCGCCTTTGGCATGGTAGGACGGGGTAAATCTTCTTTACTCAATGCCCTGTTGGGACGACCCATCTTTGAAACAGGCCCGACGCATGGAGTTACCCGCGATCGCCAGACCGCCGATTGGCTCATTAAACGGGAAGCTCTGGCAGGCAGCGATCGTTCCTTAACGCGAGTTACCTTACCCACCAACAGCGATGCTCACATTGAATTGATTGACACTCCCGGCATTGATGAAGTGGGGGGGGAAGCACGGGAAGCCCTGGCGCGACAGGTGGCCCAACAAGCGGATCTGATCCTGTTTGTTGTGGCTGGGGATATGACCAAGGTGGAATATCAGGCGTTGTCGCAATTGAGACAGGTCAGCAAGCCAATCATTCTGGTGTTTAACAAGATCGACCAGTATCCCGATGCCGATCGCCAGATGATCTATCGCAAGATTCGGGATGAGCGAGTCAAAGAACTCCTTTCACCGAACGAAATTGTCATGGCAGCAGCCTCTCCTCTGGTGGCCAAAGCCGTCAAGCGTCCCGATGGCCGGGTAGTAGCTCAAATGAGTACAGGCAAACCTCAGATTGAAGACCTGAAGTTGAAAATACTGGAGATTCTCGATCGTGAAGGAAAATCTCTGGTAGCAATTAACTCCATGCTGTTTGCCGATGATATCAGCGAACGCCTGGTGCAACGGAAGATGGCAATCCGGGAACAAAGCGCCAATCAGATTATCTGGAATGGAGTGATGACGAAGGCTGTGGCAGTTGCCCTCAACCCAGTGGCCGTAGTGGATCTGGTAACTAGCGCTGTGATTGATGTGGCGATGATTGTTTCTCTGTCTCGTCTTTATGGATTACCCATGACGCAACAGGGTGCTCTCGCCTTGCTCAGGAAAATTGCCCTGACGATGGGCGGCATCAGTGCCAGCGAACTTCTAGCCAACCTGGGACTCAGTTCCCTCAAAGGACTCTTGGGAGTCGCCGCCCCTGCCACGGGAGGAGTTTCCCTGGCAGCCTATGCCTCGGTGGCCCTGACTCAAGCTGGAGTGGCAGGAGTTTCCTCCTATGGGATTGGGCAGGTGGCCAAAGCTTATTTAGCGAATGGAGCTTCCTGGGGAGCCGATGGGCCAAAAGCGGTCGTTACTCGCATTCTTGAGTCTCTAGATGAACGCTCGATTCTCAGCCGGATTAAAGAAGAACTACGAGCCAAGTTAGACTTTAATCGTCGAAAACTGTAG
- a CDS encoding STAS domain-containing protein encodes MKLMDTEIKVVEPSGILNNSVASQLCREVNEVIQAGTRLVLVDLQAVTFIDSSGLGGLVNAFKLARAAGSRLVLCSVCDQARMLFEITGMDQIFEIFPSRSEFDRALAIANLV; translated from the coding sequence ATGAAGCTCATGGACACCGAAATTAAAGTTGTTGAACCATCTGGTATTTTAAATAATTCTGTGGCGAGTCAACTCTGCCGTGAGGTGAATGAAGTTATCCAGGCTGGCACTCGATTAGTGTTGGTAGATTTGCAAGCCGTAACCTTTATCGATAGTTCGGGATTGGGTGGACTGGTCAATGCATTTAAGTTGGCTCGTGCGGCAGGTAGCAGGTTAGTGCTTTGTTCGGTTTGTGATCAAGCCAGGATGTTATTTGAAATCACTGGCATGGATCAGATATTTGAAATCTTCCCTAGTCGTAGTGAGTTTGATCGTGCGCTCGCGATCGCCAACTTGGTGTGA
- the mrdA gene encoding penicillin-binding protein 2: MASGLSFSSKSRLVNLTLTQRSRRAIILMLVSTLLTGVCGLRLAQLQIIQGQYNRQRAEQNRIALIPIPSDRGNILDRNGKLLAANRLSRSVYLRPREQSKEEWKQTAERLSPILKIPAGEILDKLQQAGYRSAMPVRISRNLALNAFITLAENASHFPGLEIRGESSRYYPNGKIAAHVLGYLSEATEADMKAHPDYPLGMLVGQMGIERLADRKLQGTWGGQLVEVDATGREVNDLGLKPPISGESVILTLDLDLQKTAERALGNRRGAVVVLDVKTGAILALASSPTFDPNLFTRRISKADWERLQTQENPFLNRALQGYPPGSTFKVVTAMAGMQSGKFSPNSALMTYAAINLGGHLFHEHGNSGYGVLGFRDALAFSSNTFFYQVGLSTGPEAIAQWSHQLGIGTTDLGLSGGSHGIVPTPAEKEKLFKEPWYGGDTVSMSIGQGLVQATPLELAVTYAAIANGGWRVKPHLLRSQTNEADTRPKKIGVNPAALSVIRDGLTAVVQEGTARRLNDGSIPLTAGKTGTAEVLGQRDNSLFAGFGPVAKPQIALAVVVENGGYGAEAAVPIAHEIYKTYFKKTSKR, encoded by the coding sequence ATGGCTAGTGGACTTTCCTTCAGTTCAAAAAGTCGTCTGGTTAATCTTACGCTAACGCAGCGATCGCGGCGAGCCATTATTTTAATGCTTGTGAGTACGCTGCTTACAGGAGTCTGTGGGCTAAGATTGGCACAGCTACAAATTATTCAAGGACAATATAATCGTCAACGGGCAGAACAAAACCGGATTGCCCTGATCCCAATTCCCTCGGATCGAGGCAATATTTTAGACCGCAATGGGAAACTGCTGGCTGCCAATCGATTATCGCGATCGGTCTATCTGCGTCCCAGAGAGCAGTCCAAAGAAGAGTGGAAACAGACAGCCGAACGGCTTTCTCCCATTCTGAAGATTCCGGCGGGGGAAATTTTAGACAAGCTCCAGCAAGCCGGATACCGCTCTGCCATGCCCGTGCGAATCAGCCGAAATCTGGCACTCAATGCCTTCATTACCCTGGCCGAAAACGCCAGTCATTTTCCGGGACTCGAAATTCGGGGAGAGTCCAGCCGATATTATCCGAATGGCAAGATAGCGGCTCATGTGTTGGGCTATTTAAGCGAGGCGACGGAAGCTGATATGAAGGCTCATCCCGACTACCCCCTGGGAATGTTGGTGGGACAGATGGGAATTGAGCGGCTGGCTGACCGGAAACTGCAAGGCACTTGGGGAGGGCAACTGGTTGAGGTGGATGCTACTGGTCGAGAGGTGAATGATCTTGGGTTAAAGCCTCCTATCTCTGGTGAATCAGTAATTCTAACTTTAGATTTGGATTTGCAGAAAACCGCTGAAAGGGCTTTGGGGAATCGCCGGGGAGCGGTAGTCGTGCTGGATGTGAAGACGGGTGCGATATTAGCATTAGCCAGTTCTCCCACCTTTGATCCCAACTTGTTTACCCGGCGAATTTCTAAAGCAGACTGGGAACGGTTGCAGACTCAGGAGAATCCCTTCCTGAATCGAGCACTTCAAGGTTATCCCCCAGGTAGCACATTTAAAGTTGTAACCGCTATGGCCGGAATGCAATCGGGCAAGTTCTCCCCAAATTCTGCCTTAATGACGTATGCAGCGATTAATCTGGGCGGGCATTTATTCCACGAGCATGGCAACTCAGGTTACGGAGTGCTGGGATTTCGGGATGCTTTGGCTTTCAGCAGTAACACCTTTTTCTATCAGGTCGGCTTATCCACTGGCCCAGAAGCGATCGCCCAGTGGAGCCATCAACTGGGCATTGGAACTACTGATCTGGGACTAAGTGGTGGCAGTCATGGCATCGTTCCCACCCCAGCAGAAAAGGAAAAGCTATTCAAAGAACCCTGGTATGGTGGAGATACGGTTAGTATGTCGATTGGTCAGGGATTAGTGCAGGCAACCCCCCTGGAACTGGCCGTTACTTATGCGGCGATCGCGAATGGCGGATGGCGGGTGAAACCTCATCTGCTTCGTAGCCAAACTAACGAAGCTGATACCCGCCCTAAAAAAATTGGCGTCAATCCAGCGGCACTGAGCGTCATTCGAGATGGCTTGACAGCAGTTGTCCAGGAGGGTACAGCTCGTCGTTTGAATGATGGCTCTATTCCTCTAACGGCAGGCAAAACTGGCACTGCTGAAGTTTTAGGGCAGCGGGATAACTCCCTATTTGCAGGATTTGGCCCTGTAGCAAAACCTCAAATTGCGCTAGCTGTTGTGGTTGAAAATGGAGGCTATGGAGCCGAAGCAGCCGTTCCCATTGCTCACGAAATTTACAAAACTTACTTTAAGAAGACGAGCAAACGCTGA
- a CDS encoding rhomboid family intramembrane serine protease, which yields MSFNLFLIQFVFFACVFMLFQATRMPRGWLFVAVLVLGILSVSYVLVPSEAGWISAMAWVLLVLVPLMGYARINHLVAQERYSLAHRLAWILRWLHPADGLLEYPDILKAQALAQKGDLEMARQIFKRYQSSTTPMGHMATVLLYRLDANWDDLLRWLTIHVSPRQLFKDAGLAALYARSLGETGDLNGLLQAVDQFEQRFGRTGSHTSLNLVRLYALAFCGQTAQVQTLLERALSIYPDRTRQFWIATAEMAAGHTAIAREHLLALRNHSDAMQRTAIDWRLSHACARPEVTLTDCSRQILAQIEVTMQQEARYGSRAFLRAKTRPYATYTLIAANLLVFALETIAGGSEDLVVLYRLGALVPGNVLAGEWWRILNALFLHAGILHLTANMVGLYFFGMLVESALGSRKFLLGYFFSGIGSMLVVTALALHANLLDQITVGASGAIMGLLGIEAAILLKGWQQEKAKVAAERFRLILTVAVLQFISDVLNPQVSLVGHTSGLLLGFAVGWMLFKPGEGGSKGQRESPFSSLP from the coding sequence ATGAGCTTCAACCTTTTCCTGATTCAATTTGTCTTCTTCGCCTGCGTGTTCATGCTGTTTCAGGCCACTCGGATGCCGAGGGGATGGCTCTTTGTCGCAGTGTTGGTGCTGGGGATTCTGTCGGTCAGCTATGTTCTGGTTCCCTCTGAAGCCGGCTGGATCAGTGCAATGGCCTGGGTCTTGCTGGTGCTGGTGCCTTTAATGGGATATGCCCGAATTAACCATCTGGTGGCCCAGGAACGGTACAGTTTGGCGCATAGATTAGCCTGGATCTTACGCTGGCTTCACCCGGCTGATGGGTTGCTGGAGTACCCTGATATTCTGAAGGCCCAGGCACTGGCGCAGAAAGGCGACCTGGAGATGGCCCGACAAATCTTTAAGCGTTATCAATCTAGTACCACCCCTATGGGACACATGGCCACGGTGCTTCTGTATCGTCTGGATGCTAATTGGGATGACCTCTTACGCTGGCTCACCATCCATGTTTCACCCCGACAGTTATTTAAGGATGCAGGACTGGCGGCACTGTATGCCCGATCGCTGGGAGAAACCGGAGATTTGAATGGCTTACTTCAGGCTGTAGACCAGTTTGAACAACGATTTGGTAGAACAGGGAGTCATACCTCGCTAAATCTGGTGAGGCTGTATGCGCTGGCTTTTTGTGGGCAGACGGCTCAGGTGCAGACACTTCTGGAGCGAGCTTTATCCATCTATCCCGATCGCACCCGTCAGTTCTGGATAGCAACCGCAGAAATGGCAGCAGGTCACACCGCGATCGCCCGTGAACATCTCCTGGCCCTCCGCAATCATAGTGATGCTATGCAGAGAACTGCGATCGACTGGCGGCTCTCCCATGCCTGCGCCCGCCCAGAGGTAACTTTGACGGATTGTTCTCGACAAATCCTGGCCCAGATTGAGGTTACGATGCAGCAAGAAGCCCGTTACGGCAGCAGAGCTTTCCTCAGAGCTAAGACCAGACCCTACGCCACGTATACCCTGATTGCAGCCAATCTCCTGGTATTTGCCCTGGAAACGATCGCTGGAGGCAGCGAAGATTTAGTGGTTCTGTACCGTCTGGGGGCACTCGTTCCTGGAAACGTGCTGGCTGGCGAGTGGTGGCGAATTCTCAATGCTCTGTTTCTCCATGCCGGAATCCTGCATCTCACCGCGAACATGGTGGGGCTTTACTTTTTCGGTATGTTGGTAGAGTCCGCTTTAGGCAGTCGCAAATTTTTACTGGGATATTTCTTCAGTGGCATTGGTTCTATGCTGGTGGTAACGGCCCTGGCCCTGCACGCCAATTTACTGGATCAGATTACAGTCGGTGCATCAGGAGCGATTATGGGACTGCTCGGTATTGAGGCCGCAATTCTGCTGAAGGGCTGGCAGCAGGAAAAAGCGAAAGTGGCGGCGGAACGATTTCGCTTAATTCTGACGGTTGCTGTCCTGCAATTTATCTCAGATGTATTGAATCCCCAGGTAAGCCTGGTTGGTCATACCTCCGGATTGCTATTGGGATTTGCAGTTGGCTGGATGCTATTCAAGCCTGGGGAAGGCGGCAGCAAAGGGCAGAGAGAAAGCCCTTTTTCCTCACTTCCCTGA
- a CDS encoding S66 peptidase family protein, which translates to MRQCQLPAPLQPGDLLRVIAPSGTLRELTALQTGVEVWRSRGYRVEFTPGFDDRWGYLAGTDENRRQQLLTALKDPACRGILCARGGYGGARLLENWIWYFRDPAHPPWLIGFSDITSLLFSLSQEGISGVHGPLLTTLAAEPDWSRQRLFDWVEGRPLAPLQGTGWGGGWADGLLLPVNLTVATNLLGTPIVPDLTGVILAIEDVGEAPYRIDRMLTQWRLSGAFQQIRGIAIGRFSQCAPPPDIPSFTVEEVLRDRLHDLGLPIVSDLPFGHDGPNAILPVGIPARLNGEDGVLSFEC; encoded by the coding sequence ATGCGTCAATGCCAGTTGCCTGCTCCCTTACAGCCCGGTGATTTACTGCGGGTGATTGCTCCCAGTGGAACTTTACGAGAATTAACTGCCCTGCAAACAGGGGTAGAGGTCTGGCGATCGCGGGGCTACCGGGTCGAATTCACTCCTGGATTCGACGATCGCTGGGGCTACCTGGCTGGAACCGATGAAAATCGCCGCCAGCAACTGCTCACCGCCCTCAAAGATCCAGCCTGTCGGGGTATTCTCTGTGCGCGAGGCGGCTATGGAGGAGCCAGACTGCTGGAAAATTGGATCTGGTATTTCCGTGACCCTGCCCATCCACCCTGGTTGATTGGCTTTTCCGACATTACCAGCTTGCTATTTAGCCTCAGTCAGGAGGGCATTTCCGGTGTACATGGCCCTTTACTCACTACCCTGGCCGCAGAACCCGATTGGTCAAGGCAGCGTTTGTTTGATTGGGTAGAAGGCCGTCCCCTTGCTCCTTTACAGGGAACTGGCTGGGGCGGTGGTTGGGCTGATGGCTTGCTGCTACCGGTAAACCTCACTGTTGCCACCAACCTCTTGGGAACTCCGATAGTGCCGGATCTGACTGGAGTAATTCTGGCGATCGAAGATGTGGGAGAAGCCCCCTACCGGATTGATCGGATGCTGACCCAATGGCGACTGTCTGGTGCTTTCCAGCAAATCCGGGGCATTGCGATCGGTCGTTTCAGTCAATGTGCCCCCCCACCCGATATTCCCAGCTTTACAGTGGAAGAAGTCCTGCGCGATCGCCTGCACGATCTGGGTCTCCCGATCGTTTCCGACCTACCCTTTGGTCACGATGGCCCCAATGCCATTTTGCCAGTCGGCATCCCCGCTCGCTTAAATGGAGAGGATGGAGTGTTAAGTTTTGAGTGTTAA